One Stenotrophomonas oahuensis genomic region harbors:
- a CDS encoding ATP-grasp domain-containing protein, producing MIPRVLILGARAPVALDHARRFDRLGWQVHVADSIPCRLTGWSSAVEQTHALPPPRYAPDAFVTELNRIVARERIDLLLPTCEEALHLARHRPALPRSLHVAVDGFGTLAALHSKWSFLSIAREHGMPVPDSGRVSSLEEAREWAQGRAVVLKPEFSRFGVHVRLYPQGIPADAPALPALGPWVVQAFVAGDELCSYAIAHRGRLLAHAIYRPRYRLHRSSSYYFEPVQRPAIRDAIAALVRGTHYSGQISFDWIEAAEGGALALECNPRATSGLHLFPFDCDLPAALLGEGELQEPVAPRARMIGALMASAGLKQAVQHRQFGQWRRDFGNAVDVISTAGDRLPPLASLLDLGSYARMARRQHCSLREAATRDIEWDGEPMAAVAR from the coding sequence ATGATCCCGCGCGTCCTGATTCTGGGGGCACGTGCGCCGGTCGCGCTGGATCACGCACGTCGCTTCGACCGGCTGGGCTGGCAGGTGCACGTGGCCGACAGCATTCCGTGCCGCCTGACCGGCTGGTCCAGCGCCGTTGAACAGACTCATGCGCTGCCGCCACCGCGCTATGCGCCCGATGCCTTCGTGACTGAGCTGAATCGCATCGTCGCCCGCGAACGCATCGATCTATTGCTGCCCACCTGCGAGGAAGCCCTGCACCTGGCACGGCACCGGCCCGCGCTGCCGCGCTCGTTGCATGTGGCAGTGGATGGCTTTGGCACCCTGGCGGCGCTGCACAGCAAATGGTCGTTCCTGTCCATCGCCCGCGAGCACGGCATGCCGGTGCCGGACAGCGGCCGGGTGTCCTCGCTGGAGGAGGCGCGGGAATGGGCGCAGGGCAGGGCGGTGGTGCTGAAACCGGAGTTCTCGCGTTTCGGCGTGCATGTCCGCTTGTACCCGCAGGGCATTCCGGCCGATGCGCCGGCGCTGCCCGCGTTGGGGCCCTGGGTGGTACAGGCCTTCGTCGCCGGTGATGAGCTGTGCAGCTATGCCATCGCCCACCGCGGCCGCCTGCTGGCGCATGCCATCTACCGCCCGCGCTATCGGCTGCACCGCAGCTCCAGCTACTACTTCGAGCCGGTGCAGCGGCCGGCCATCCGCGATGCGATCGCCGCGCTGGTGCGCGGTACGCATTACAGCGGACAGATCTCCTTCGACTGGATCGAGGCCGCCGAAGGCGGGGCGCTGGCGCTGGAATGCAATCCACGCGCGACCAGCGGGCTGCATCTGTTCCCGTTCGACTGCGACCTGCCGGCGGCGTTGCTGGGGGAGGGTGAACTACAGGAGCCGGTTGCACCGCGCGCACGGATGATCGGTGCGCTGATGGCCAGCGCAGGCCTGAAGCAGGCCGTCCAGCATCGACAGTTCGGGCAGTGGCGACGCGACTTCGGTAATGCCGTCGACGTCATCAGCACCGCCGGCGACCGCCTGCCGCCGCTGGCCAGCCTGCTCGACCTGGGCTCATATGCACGGATGGCGCGACGGCAGCACTGCAGCCTGCGCGAGGCGGCCACCCGCGACATCGAGTGGGATGGCGAGCCGATGGCAGCGGTCGCCCGATGA